The Gracilimonas sp. genome includes a region encoding these proteins:
- the nth gene encoding endonuclease III: MSKKEEPKLPKLPKKSKEQKERAEEILKELYIHYPDPHCELNHRNPFELLIATILSAQCTDVRVNKTTPALFETYPTPELMKDAPLEELEELVRSTGFYRNKAKSLKETSQILVEEFDGEVPQNMKDLLKLRGAARKTANVVLGNAFNINVGVVVDTHVKRISNRFGLTKEKKNTNKIEKDLMALFPRENWTDLSHLMIHHGRNACKARISEAPDHPLCKKYGKNCECRKMRTEEH, from the coding sequence ATGTCCAAAAAAGAAGAGCCAAAACTTCCAAAGCTCCCCAAGAAGTCCAAAGAGCAGAAAGAGCGTGCGGAAGAAATTCTGAAAGAGTTATATATCCATTATCCGGATCCGCATTGCGAGTTGAATCATCGAAACCCATTTGAGCTACTGATTGCAACTATCCTGAGTGCGCAATGCACAGATGTGCGCGTGAACAAAACAACGCCTGCTCTTTTTGAGACCTACCCTACTCCAGAACTGATGAAAGATGCGCCGCTGGAGGAATTGGAAGAATTAGTCCGCTCCACCGGATTCTACCGGAATAAGGCAAAATCGCTTAAAGAGACTTCACAGATTTTAGTTGAAGAGTTTGATGGAGAAGTTCCGCAGAACATGAAAGATTTACTGAAACTTCGTGGAGCTGCAAGAAAAACAGCAAATGTAGTTTTGGGGAATGCTTTTAACATCAATGTCGGTGTTGTTGTTGATACCCATGTAAAGCGTATTTCGAATCGGTTTGGCCTCACCAAAGAAAAAAAGAATACCAATAAAATTGAGAAAGACCTGATGGCTTTATTTCCCCGCGAAAACTGGACCGATCTATCGCACCTGATGATTCATCATGGCCGAAATGCTTGTAAAGCGCGGATTTCTGAGGCACCGGATCATCCCTTGTGCAAGAAATATGGCAAGAATTGCGAATGCCGAAAAATGCGAACAGAAGAACATTGA
- the amrB gene encoding AmmeMemoRadiSam system protein B: protein MADKIFNSFTDPIPPLRYEIQIIPVKQNGETFLYFQDQFGYAQSDFAVPYSAQSLFNLFDGSRSVEDILEFSAEKITKEQVLEYVQFLDEKALLHSPYFKEHASKTEKEYEESDVHPSNTYGISYPEDPEELKHFLNEAFEKLPTTEPVESARALYAPHIDYRVGLNSYVKAFSSIKNLKPKRVVILATSHYSGLYPEVYEEHPFVISNKDFELVNGTVKADREVIREIADQIHEDKTNNESHSAAKAGISNADYGITFHDRAHRIEHSIELHLLLLNHLWDHEFKIIPIVVGSLEELFYKADGFQGQQVEQFSGLMNKLFGDDKDTFFCISGDLAHVGKKFGDDQPAKELFEEIRSFDEDFLDFGAEGNPDKILELMSQKYDPYRTCGYPPLFSFLKAFPNLSGEILTYDIWDEEERESGVSFGSILYR from the coding sequence ATGGCAGATAAAATTTTTAATTCCTTCACCGACCCTATTCCGCCGCTCAGGTATGAAATTCAGATCATCCCCGTAAAACAAAATGGCGAGACCTTCCTGTATTTTCAGGACCAGTTTGGGTATGCACAATCCGACTTTGCAGTTCCTTACTCGGCTCAATCTCTGTTTAACTTATTTGATGGCAGCCGAAGCGTAGAAGACATTCTGGAGTTCAGCGCTGAGAAAATTACCAAGGAGCAGGTGCTGGAATACGTGCAGTTTCTGGATGAAAAGGCTTTACTTCATTCTCCGTATTTCAAGGAACATGCCAGCAAGACCGAGAAAGAATATGAAGAATCTGATGTACACCCTTCCAATACCTATGGCATTTCCTACCCTGAGGATCCGGAAGAACTGAAGCACTTTCTGAATGAAGCCTTTGAGAAACTTCCAACAACCGAACCGGTTGAATCGGCCAGAGCCCTTTATGCTCCTCACATTGACTACCGCGTTGGGTTGAACAGTTATGTTAAAGCCTTCTCTTCCATCAAAAACCTAAAACCTAAAAGAGTCGTTATTCTGGCCACTTCCCATTACTCGGGTCTATATCCGGAAGTCTATGAAGAGCATCCTTTTGTTATTTCAAACAAGGATTTTGAGTTGGTGAATGGCACGGTAAAAGCAGACCGGGAGGTTATTCGGGAGATCGCGGATCAAATCCACGAAGACAAAACCAATAACGAAAGTCATTCCGCGGCGAAAGCCGGAATCTCCAATGCAGACTATGGCATCACCTTTCACGACCGGGCACATCGAATTGAACACAGTATTGAGCTTCACCTCCTCTTGCTGAACCATTTATGGGATCATGAATTCAAAATTATTCCAATCGTCGTGGGCAGCCTTGAAGAATTATTCTATAAAGCCGACGGCTTTCAGGGTCAACAAGTTGAACAGTTTTCAGGCCTCATGAATAAACTATTCGGTGATGATAAAGACACCTTTTTTTGCATCAGTGGTGACCTGGCCCATGTAGGAAAGAAATTCGGAGATGATCAACCCGCAAAAGAATTGTTCGAGGAAATCCGCTCTTTTGATGAAGATTTCCTCGATTTTGGGGCTGAAGGAAATCCTGATAAAATCCTTGAGTTGATGAGCCAGAAATATGATCCCTATCGAACCTGTGGCTACCCTCCTTTGTTTTCTTTTCTGAAAGCATTCCCAAACCTATCCGGAGAAATCCTCACTTATGATATCTGGGATGAGGAAGAACGGGAAAGCGGCGTAAGCTTTGGCTCTATTCTCTATCGTTAA
- the gldC gene encoding gliding motility protein GldC, translated as MQKKEINITVELDKDNVPTNIVWNASDLQGKDEAHCRAMLLSLWDAHNKDTLKLDLWTKEMTVDEMKIFFHQTLVTMADTLERATKDERITGDMRDFCHYFAEKMEIKE; from the coding sequence ATGCAGAAGAAAGAGATTAACATTACCGTTGAACTGGACAAAGATAATGTACCCACCAATATTGTATGGAATGCTTCCGACTTGCAAGGCAAAGACGAAGCGCACTGCCGGGCCATGCTGCTTTCCCTCTGGGATGCCCACAACAAAGACACCCTGAAACTGGATTTGTGGACCAAAGAAATGACGGTGGACGAAATGAAAATTTTCTTCCACCAAACCTTGGTTACTATGGCAGATACCTTAGAACGTGCTACAAAAGATGAACGCATTACGGGTGATATGCGCGACTTTTGTCACTATTTTGCCGAGAAAATGGAAATCAAGGAATAA
- a CDS encoding ABC-F family ATP-binding cassette domain-containing protein codes for MLALENITLHLGDRELLDGVSTFINPGERIGLVGPNGAGKSTLLKIIMGIQECDEGSVALSNEESLGYLPQDGVDPDFTLTVIEEVESAFAELFELEMKVKSVQEKLAEVDHDSKEYERLMERYGKLQTELESSGLYGLRAEVEKVLMGLGFNEEDFHRSTSEFSGGWLMRIALAKLLLKRPTYLLLDEPTNHLDIESLQWMENFLNSYEGAVVVVSHDKAFLDTITNRTLALRSGEISDYAGNYSFYEKKWEEEKELLLNAKKNQEKKIQQTQEFIDRFRYKASKASQVQSRVKQLEKMDRIELEEEQNKVSFRFPEPPRSGQVVMKLENLHKSYDDTQVFEGIDYEIERGDKIAVVGPNGAGKSTLIRILAGMEPHQKGDRVEGHNVTVNYFAQHQADELNPKKDALETLQEAGADVKESRLRTILGCFLFQGDDVFKKVKVLSGGEKSRLALAKMLLSPANLLIFDEPTNHLDMSSKNILQQAIQQYEGTVVIVSHDRDFLDPIVDKVLDVQPGYIKTYLGNVSYYLTRKQEEAEAKSEQPAPQKESKEDNQLSRKEQRRIEAERRNELSRRTKPIRKKLESVEQAIEQKELRKAEIEEEMTKPDFYDDAENVKKFSLEYDQLKADLTDHYSKWEEYQSRIEVIEEEMAVDH; via the coding sequence TTGTTAGCACTCGAAAACATCACCTTACATTTGGGCGACCGTGAGCTCCTCGACGGCGTAAGCACCTTCATCAATCCCGGTGAGCGCATTGGTCTTGTGGGCCCAAACGGCGCCGGGAAATCCACCCTGCTTAAAATTATTATGGGGATTCAGGAGTGCGATGAGGGCAGCGTGGCCTTATCTAATGAGGAAAGTCTGGGCTATCTCCCACAGGATGGCGTTGATCCGGATTTTACCCTGACTGTGATAGAAGAAGTGGAATCTGCCTTTGCTGAATTATTTGAGCTTGAGATGAAAGTAAAATCCGTTCAGGAAAAGCTGGCTGAAGTTGATCACGACAGTAAAGAATACGAGCGACTGATGGAACGCTACGGAAAACTTCAGACCGAACTTGAGTCATCAGGTTTGTATGGACTCCGGGCTGAAGTGGAAAAAGTGCTAATGGGACTGGGTTTCAACGAAGAAGATTTCCACCGCAGCACGTCTGAATTCAGCGGGGGCTGGCTGATGCGTATTGCCCTGGCTAAGTTGCTCCTTAAGAGACCAACCTATTTGTTATTGGATGAGCCGACCAATCACCTGGATATTGAATCGCTTCAATGGATGGAGAATTTTCTGAATTCGTATGAAGGCGCTGTAGTTGTGGTTTCTCACGACAAGGCTTTTCTGGACACCATAACTAACCGGACTCTGGCATTAAGAAGTGGTGAAATCAGCGATTATGCCGGCAACTATTCATTCTATGAGAAAAAGTGGGAAGAGGAAAAAGAGCTCCTGCTGAATGCCAAGAAGAATCAGGAAAAGAAAATCCAGCAAACGCAGGAATTTATCGACCGCTTCCGGTATAAAGCTTCGAAAGCCAGCCAGGTACAAAGCCGGGTGAAACAGCTCGAAAAAATGGATCGCATTGAACTGGAAGAAGAACAGAATAAAGTTTCCTTCCGGTTTCCGGAACCTCCCCGAAGCGGACAAGTGGTTATGAAGCTCGAAAATCTTCACAAAAGTTATGATGATACACAGGTCTTTGAAGGCATTGATTATGAAATTGAACGAGGCGATAAAATTGCGGTGGTTGGACCAAACGGTGCCGGGAAATCAACATTAATCCGGATTCTAGCTGGAATGGAACCCCACCAAAAAGGCGATCGTGTTGAAGGCCACAATGTAACGGTCAATTATTTTGCCCAACACCAGGCCGATGAACTCAACCCAAAAAAAGACGCTCTTGAAACCCTTCAGGAAGCTGGCGCCGATGTGAAAGAAAGCCGTCTTCGAACCATCCTTGGCTGTTTTCTTTTCCAGGGAGATGACGTATTTAAAAAAGTAAAGGTATTATCCGGTGGAGAAAAAAGCCGGCTGGCATTGGCCAAAATGCTACTCTCTCCGGCCAATCTGCTGATTTTTGATGAGCCGACGAATCACCTGGATATGAGTAGCAAGAACATCCTTCAACAGGCTATTCAGCAGTATGAAGGTACCGTCGTGATTGTATCACACGACAGGGACTTCCTCGACCCTATTGTGGACAAAGTTCTGGATGTTCAACCGGGTTATATCAAAACGTATTTGGGGAATGTGTCTTACTATCTAACCCGTAAACAAGAGGAAGCTGAGGCAAAATCAGAACAACCTGCGCCTCAAAAAGAGTCTAAAGAAGACAATCAGCTTTCCCGAAAAGAGCAGCGCCGCATTGAAGCTGAGCGACGTAATGAGCTGAGTCGGCGGACCAAACCCATCCGAAAAAAACTGGAATCTGTTGAACAGGCAATAGAACAAAAAGAATTAAGGAAAGCTGAAATCGAAGAAGAGATGACCAAGCCGGATTTCTACGACGATGCAGAGAATGTGAAAAAATTCTCATTAGAATATGATCAACTCAAAGCCGACCTTACAGACCATTATTCGAAGTGGGAAGAATATCAGAGCCGCATTGAAGTAATCGAAGAGGAAATGGCGGTTGATCATTGA
- a CDS encoding VOC family protein — protein MSNTTNPFHLAFPVKDLEESYKFYHDLLGCETGRSSDSWIDFNMWGHQVVAHLSPDEARESAMNAVDGHGVPVRHFGVILEMDEWQELADKLKAADIEFVIEPYIRFKGEPGEQATMFFLDPSGNALEFKAFQNKEQIFAK, from the coding sequence ATGAGTAACACAACGAATCCCTTCCACCTTGCATTTCCGGTTAAAGACCTTGAAGAATCCTATAAGTTTTACCATGATTTACTGGGATGTGAGACCGGGCGGAGTTCAGATAGCTGGATTGACTTCAATATGTGGGGACATCAGGTTGTAGCGCATTTAAGCCCGGACGAAGCCAGAGAATCTGCGATGAATGCGGTGGATGGTCATGGTGTGCCGGTTCGTCATTTTGGTGTGATCCTGGAAATGGACGAATGGCAAGAGCTTGCCGACAAGCTAAAAGCAGCAGATATCGAATTTGTGATAGAGCCGTACATTCGTTTTAAAGGAGAGCCCGGCGAGCAGGCCACGATGTTTTTTCTCGATCCAAGTGGAAATGCACTGGAGTTCAAGGCCTTTCAAAACAAAGAACAGATTTTTGCTAAATAA